A section of the Gammaproteobacteria bacterium genome encodes:
- a CDS encoding plasma-membrane proton-efflux P-type ATPase: MELQQNMDIKTGLNTFQAEALLKEFGPNIILEKHTPPLLRFLKFFWGPIPWMIEVAFILSGILKRWEDFIIIGVLLLLNASVGFWEEFKADNAISALKKKLALTARVLRDGAWTDIAAGQLVPGDIVLIRLGNIIPADINLLEGDYLSVDQSTITGESLPVDKQVGDTIYSGSIARLGEMLGIVTATGMNTYFGRTAKLVETARTISHFQKAVLKIGKFLIFLTLCLVIIIMTVAHLRHEAFLHSLLFALILTIAAIPVALPAVLSVTMAVGALRLAKMKAIVSRLVSIEEMAGMDILCSDKTGTLTQNKLTMGEPIPIDCHDKTELITAAALASNQTSPDIIDEAILNNLPSKISLANYQIARFMPFDPKHKRTEAEVNLADKTFTVSKGAPQVISDIVDQIEIRKKVDEQVIQLAQKGYRALGVAKKDNEKWHYLGLIPLFDPPREDSAETISVAEKMGLEIKMLTGDHLAIAKEISHNLGLGENIVSASQLFKEEDLDSKEKEQIAEKIEQVDGFAEIFPVHKFNIVQALQSRNHIVGMTGDGVNDAPALREADVGIAVGGATDAARAAADLVLTEKGLSVITTAIEEARKIFERMTSYATFRIAETIRVLLFISLCILVFNFYPVTAVMIVLLAILNDFPIMMIAYDNAKVAPRPVRWRMSRILITSSALGITGVIESFLLYFILREFTALSREVIQTIIFLKLLIAGHLTLYITRNTGAIWQKPWPNWKLIVATETTQVLGTLAAVYGLFVAPVGWTYALLVWGYAIIWFFIESGIKILLYKVLRLEPPTY, encoded by the coding sequence ATGGAACTTCAACAAAATATGGATATAAAAACTGGACTGAATACCTTCCAAGCAGAAGCGCTTCTTAAGGAATTTGGTCCTAACATTATATTAGAAAAACACACCCCGCCACTCTTAAGATTTTTAAAATTCTTTTGGGGACCTATCCCTTGGATGATAGAAGTTGCCTTTATTCTTTCTGGAATCTTAAAGCGTTGGGAGGACTTCATCATTATTGGAGTCTTGTTATTACTCAACGCCAGCGTGGGTTTTTGGGAAGAATTTAAAGCGGACAATGCCATCAGTGCACTAAAGAAAAAATTGGCACTGACGGCTCGCGTATTGCGGGATGGAGCATGGACAGACATTGCCGCAGGCCAGCTGGTTCCTGGTGATATTGTTTTAATCAGACTGGGAAATATTATCCCCGCAGACATTAACCTATTAGAAGGAGATTATCTTAGCGTCGATCAATCCACTATTACCGGCGAATCATTGCCGGTGGATAAACAAGTCGGTGATACAATTTACTCAGGCTCCATAGCGCGTTTAGGTGAAATGTTAGGTATTGTCACCGCAACAGGCATGAACACTTATTTTGGGCGTACAGCAAAACTGGTTGAAACTGCAAGAACCATATCACATTTTCAAAAAGCCGTTTTAAAAATAGGTAAATTTTTAATTTTTCTGACGCTGTGCCTTGTGATAATTATCATGACGGTAGCCCATCTACGGCACGAAGCATTCTTACATTCATTGCTGTTTGCGCTAATTTTAACAATCGCCGCTATCCCAGTTGCTCTGCCTGCAGTTCTATCCGTCACTATGGCTGTGGGAGCTTTAAGGCTTGCTAAAATGAAAGCCATCGTTTCAAGATTGGTGTCAATAGAAGAAATGGCTGGCATGGACATATTATGCAGCGATAAAACAGGCACACTGACCCAAAATAAATTAACTATGGGAGAACCCATCCCCATTGATTGTCATGATAAAACTGAGTTAATAACTGCTGCTGCCTTGGCATCCAACCAAACATCGCCGGATATTATTGATGAAGCTATTTTGAACAACCTGCCTAGTAAAATAAGTTTGGCCAATTATCAAATAGCTAGATTTATGCCGTTTGATCCAAAACATAAGCGCACTGAAGCCGAAGTAAATCTAGCTGATAAAACTTTTACCGTATCCAAAGGTGCGCCGCAAGTCATTTCAGATATCGTAGATCAAATAGAAATTCGGAAAAAAGTAGATGAACAGGTTATTCAACTGGCTCAAAAAGGTTATCGGGCACTGGGTGTTGCCAAAAAAGACAATGAAAAGTGGCATTATCTTGGATTAATTCCTTTATTTGATCCTCCACGTGAAGACTCTGCTGAAACAATCAGCGTAGCAGAAAAAATGGGGCTTGAAATTAAAATGCTCACGGGAGATCACCTGGCCATTGCCAAAGAAATTTCTCACAACTTAGGATTAGGAGAAAATATTGTTTCAGCATCCCAATTATTTAAAGAAGAAGATTTAGATAGCAAAGAAAAAGAACAAATTGCTGAAAAAATTGAACAGGTGGATGGGTTTGCTGAGATTTTTCCAGTTCACAAATTCAATATCGTTCAGGCATTACAATCTCGCAATCATATTGTGGGTATGACTGGTGATGGCGTCAATGATGCACCGGCGCTTCGAGAAGCTGATGTTGGCATAGCCGTTGGTGGCGCTACCGATGCGGCGCGCGCCGCAGCAGATTTAGTGTTGACGGAAAAAGGGCTATCTGTCATTACAACCGCCATTGAAGAAGCGCGAAAAATATTTGAACGCATGACCAGTTATGCCACTTTTCGCATTGCGGAAACCATACGCGTGCTGTTATTTATCTCGTTATGTATTCTAGTATTTAATTTTTACCCAGTTACTGCTGTGATGATTGTGCTATTAGCCATTTTGAATGATTTTCCAATTATGATGATTGCTTATGACAATGCCAAAGTGGCTCCTCGTCCCGTGAGGTGGCGAATGTCGCGGATATTAATCACGAGTTCAGCTTTGGGCATAACCGGAGTGATAGAGTCATTTTTATTATATTTTATATTGCGGGAATTTACTGCGCTTTCCAGAGAAGTTATACAAACTATCATTTTTTTAAAGTTGCTGATAGCCGGACATTTAACCCTTTATATAACTCGCAATACAGGCGCCATCTGGCAAAAACCCTGGCCTAACTGGAAGTTAATTGTTGCAACTGAAACGACACAGGTGCTGGGAACATTGGCAGCTGTTTATGGTTTGTTTGTTGCTCCGGTTGGGTGGACTTATGCTTTGTTGGTATGGGGCTATGCCATTATCTGGTTTTTTATTGAGAGCGGGATAAAAATCCTCTTATACAAGGTATTAAGACTGGAACCCCCAACTTATTAG
- a CDS encoding cation:proton antiporter, whose translation MNIKIIILNLAWPLTLLLAWLAGEIGYRWMKLPRISIYAVVGFILAQSQVGLLPHAPSNTLLLLANIAFGLILFEAGYYINLHWLRTNPWIGITSLVETTLTFGAVYALAYGFGLPAITAFLLATLAMATSPATVVRIVHEQRSAGQVTERALHLSVLNCVLAVLVFKMVIGLSIFKVSDSLGSSAYNNLLVLLISLALGASFGVIIPMLLRAIHRTHQDCTLVFALSVIFLVALTHNLKLSPIIATLTFGLVTRHRRIILNPSQRGFGVLGDLLAILLFVFIATTLEWQKVYAGILLGLSLIVVRFLAKTIGISLFARFSGITCRKGLLVSLAITPISAFVILVLEQTRYLGINLFDQLAPLAAIALIMEIFGPIFVQRALYLANEVPSVKEPSYVDRAV comes from the coding sequence ATGAATATAAAAATAATTATCTTAAACTTAGCTTGGCCACTTACACTCCTGCTTGCTTGGCTCGCCGGTGAAATTGGTTACCGCTGGATGAAACTGCCTCGTATTAGTATTTATGCAGTTGTAGGTTTTATTTTAGCTCAATCGCAAGTAGGATTATTACCTCATGCTCCTTCTAATACGCTATTATTATTAGCAAATATTGCCTTTGGACTTATTCTGTTTGAAGCAGGATACTATATTAATCTGCACTGGTTAAGAACCAATCCATGGATAGGAATAACCAGCCTAGTTGAAACCACTTTAACCTTTGGTGCGGTATATGCATTAGCATACGGGTTTGGCTTGCCGGCTATTACTGCTTTTTTATTAGCAACCCTGGCGATGGCTACCTCTCCAGCTACTGTAGTACGCATTGTGCATGAACAACGTAGTGCTGGCCAAGTGACAGAGCGTGCGTTGCATCTTTCTGTGCTTAACTGTGTATTGGCAGTATTGGTATTTAAAATGGTTATCGGGTTATCAATATTTAAAGTTTCAGACTCACTGGGATCATCCGCTTACAACAACCTGCTTGTACTATTGATTTCTCTTGCATTAGGTGCATCATTTGGTGTCATTATCCCAATGTTGCTAAGAGCAATTCATCGAACTCACCAAGATTGTACGCTTGTTTTTGCGCTTTCTGTGATTTTTCTGGTAGCACTAACCCATAACCTTAAACTATCTCCTATCATAGCAACATTAACTTTTGGATTGGTGACGCGGCATCGACGTATCATTTTAAATCCTTCCCAGCGAGGTTTTGGCGTACTAGGGGATTTGTTAGCTATTCTACTATTCGTTTTTATCGCCACCACCTTGGAATGGCAGAAAGTGTATGCTGGAATCCTATTAGGGCTGTCCCTTATTGTGGTACGCTTCTTGGCCAAAACCATTGGGATTAGTCTTTTTGCACGTTTTAGCGGCATTACCTGTCGTAAAGGGTTGCTAGTCAGTTTAGCCATCACACCTATCTCAGCATTTGTAATCTTGGTTTTAGAGCAAACTCGTTATTTGGGAATTAATTTATTCGACCAGCTTGCTCCTTTAGCTGCCATAGCGCTCATCATGGAAATTTTTGGGCCAATTTTTGTTCAA